A single window of Nicotiana sylvestris chromosome 5, ASM39365v2, whole genome shotgun sequence DNA harbors:
- the LOC138869670 gene encoding secreted RxLR effector protein 78-like, which translates to MIKIDLEKAYDTVEWCYLEQVLEELFIPRKFIDMIMECLKTVNYSILINGEPTEPFADVRSLKQGDSTSSFIFVIAMEYLSRQLNNLKDEKTFRYHPKCAKLWITHLSFADDLLLMEMWGLYITFISFFINFLLPQVYKLI; encoded by the coding sequence ATGATCAAGATTGATCTTGAGAAAGCTTATGACACAGTTGAATGGTGCTATCTGGAACAGGTTCTGGAGGAATTGTTTATTCCTAGGAAATTCATTGATATGATTATGGAATGCCTTAAAACAGTGAACTACTCTATCTTAATCAATGGTGAGCCAACTGAACCATTTGCTGATGTAAGGAGCCTGAAACAAGGGGACTCCACGTCCTCTTTCATTTTTGTCATAGCAATGGAGTATCTTAGCAGGCAATTGAACAATTTGAAAGATGAGAAAACCTTCAGATATCACCCCAAATGTGCTAAGCTTTGGATTACACATCTGTCCTTTGCAGATGACCTCTTGCTCATGGAGATGTGGGGTCTGTACATCACCTTCATAAGTTTTTTCATCAATTTTTTGCTGCCTCAAGTTTACAAGCTAATCTAG